One Elgaria multicarinata webbii isolate HBS135686 ecotype San Diego chromosome 7, rElgMul1.1.pri, whole genome shotgun sequence DNA window includes the following coding sequences:
- the GMPR gene encoding GMP reductase 1, giving the protein MPRVDADLKLDFKDVLVRPKRSSLKSRAEVDLLRTFTFRNSKQTYTGIPIIVANMDTVGTFEMAQVMTKYAMFTAIHKHYSLEEWKLFASNHPECLEHIAVSSGSGLTDFERLTNIIEAVPLIKYICLDVANGYSEHFVEYVKAVRVRFPKHTIMAGNVVTGEMVEELLLSGADIIKVGIGPGSVCTTRIKTGVGYPQLSAVIECADSAHGLKGHIISDGGCSCPGDVAKAFGAGADFVMLGGMFAGHDQCAGEVIEKNGKKIKLFYGMSSDTAMKKHAGGVAEYRASEGKTVEVPYKGDVEDTVRDILGGLRSTCTYVGAAKLKELSRRTTFIRVTQQHSQVFH; this is encoded by the exons gtaGATCTCTTGCGCACCTTCACATTCCGGAACTCCAAACAAACCTACACAGGGATCCCCATTATTGTAGCAAATATGGACACTGTGGGAACTTTTGAAATGGCACAGGTTATGACTAAA TATGCAATGTTCACTGCAATACACAAGCATTACTCTCTGGAAGAGTGGAAGCTATTTGCAAGCAATCACCCAGAATGCTTAGAG CATATAGCAGTGAGCTCAGGCAGCGGATTGACTGACTTTGAGAGGCTGACAAATATCATAGAGGCCGTTCCACTTATCAAGTACATTTGTCTGGATGTGGCCAATGGATACTCAGAGCATTTTGTGGAGTATGTGAAAGCTGTCCGTGTCAGATTTCCAAAGCACACCATCATG GCAGGTAATGTGGTGACAGGAGAGATGGTAGAAGAACTTCTTTTGTCTGGAGCAGACATTATCAAAGTGGGAATTGGACCAG GATCTGTGTGCACCACTCGGATAAAAACCGGAGTGGGTTACCCACAGCTGAGTGCGGTCATTGAATGTGCAGATTCTGCCCACGGATTGAAAGGCCATATAATTTCA GATGGGGGATGTAGCTGCCCTGGAGACGTTGCTAAAGCTTTTG GAGCTGGTGCTGATTTCGTGATGCTTGGGGGCATGTTTGCAGGGCATGATCAATGTGCTGGGGAGGTCATTGAAAAAAACGGCAAGAAAATTAAGCTCTTCTATGGCATGAGCTCTGACACCGCTATGAAGAAGCATGCAGGAGGTGTTGCAGAATACAG AGCTTCAGAGGGCAAAACGGTAGAAGTGCCTTACAAAGGGGATGTAGAAGACACCGTCCGTGATATCCTGGGAGGCCTGCGATCTACCTGCACCTATGTGGGAGCTGCCAAACTCAAAGAACTGAGTCGAAGGACAACTTTTATTCGAGTAACTCAGCAGCACAGCCAAGTCTTTCATTAG